The following proteins are encoded in a genomic region of Alnus glutinosa chromosome 8, dhAlnGlut1.1, whole genome shotgun sequence:
- the LOC133876485 gene encoding glycine-rich protein DC7.1-like has product MGYFNTFLLLGLVFAVVLLISSDVSAGELVGATQTKENMQTDGAEEVKYHGHRHVHGHGHGNGHGHHGHGHSGHVVAADETETDRN; this is encoded by the exons ATGGGTTACTTCAACACATTCCTTCTCCTTGGCCTTGTCTTTGCCGTTGTGCTCCTCATCTCTTCCGATGTCTCAGCTGGTGAGCTTGTTGGTGCCACTCAAACCA AGGAGAATATGCAAACTGATGGTGCGGAGGAGGTCAAGTATCATGGCCATCGTCACGTGCATGGACATGGGCATGGGAATGGACATGGACACCACGGCCATGGTCACTCGGGACATGTTGTTGCTGCTGATGAGACAGAAACTGATCGAAATTAA